One Sagittula stellata E-37 genomic window, TCCAAGGCGCGACCCATGCGCGCCTCGACGGTCATGTACTTCCACAGGCGGTCGTTGCCTTCGCCCACCTGGATGGTGCGCAGCAGGTTGCAGGCGGCCTGCACGGTCTCGCGGTCGGGGAAATCGGCCATGATGTACCAGGTGAAGGGGAAGCCCTGCGTCGCGCCGACCATGGTCTGGTCATCGTCGAAGGTGCCGGTGATCTCGACGCCCTCCAGGTCGGCGATGCCGCGCATCAGCGCCTGCGTCGCGGTCCAGACCGGGCCGATCTGATCGAAGGGCAGCGAAAAGAACGTCGGGTGGTTGTTGAAGCACAAAAGCGTGCGGATCGGGGTCTTGTCGGACATCGGGGCCTCCTACGGGTAGCCGGGCATGGTGGGTTCGTCGAACATCGCCGCACCCGCCCCGGTAAAGGTGCCTTCGGACAGGAAGGCGTGCTGGGCGACGGACGCGGCGTCGATCATGTTGCGGATCAGGGGGTGGCCCTGCTCGATGGCGTTGGACCCGCCAAGGGCGAAGGCCAGGCGCGCGGCCTCTGCCCCGTCGCGGGCCGCCTTCGAGGCGACAAGGCGCAGGCGGACATGCATGTCGCGGTCCACCGCCTCCTGGTGGTCGAGCTGCTCCCAGGCCTCGTCCTGCGTGTCGTAGAACGCGGCCCGCGCGCCGAGGTAGAGCCCCCGGGCCTTGGCGTATTCGGCTTGCAGGTAGGGGCGCGCGCCGGGCTTCGGGGCACCGGTGACCGACTGGCGACTCGCGCTTTCGTGGATATAATCCAGCGCCGCGCGCGCCGCGCCAAGCGCCACGACGGCAAGAACCTGGCTGGCCAGCGCCATGGAGGGATAGCGGAACTGCTTGTCGTCCATGCTGGGTTTTGCGCCCCGCACGAAGGTCCACTCGGGCGGCACCACCACGCCATCGACCTTGATGTCGTGGCTGCCGGTGGCTGCCAGTCCGACTGTTTTCCAGGTGTCGACCACCTCGACCTTTTCGCGGGGCATGATCGCGATCAGTGGCAGCTTGGTGTCGTTGCCTTCTACCTTGATGCCAGCACCGGCCAGGTCAGCGCCCATGATGCCCGAACCCCATG contains:
- a CDS encoding acyl-CoA dehydrogenase family protein, whose product is MNAQAPVAQKPETKDAVLDSIRARATEFQSLRHIPQDVVNQFKALGVYRAFVPERFGGSDMSPSAFCRLIEDISAADASAGWVASFGVSATYLATLPVETYTKIFRTNPDTVFAGAMFPPQTAKTVDGGYEVRGQWPWGSGIMGADLAGAGIKVEGNDTKLPLIAIMPREKVEVVDTWKTVGLAATGSHDIKVDGVVVPPEWTFVRGAKPSMDDKQFRYPSMALASQVLAVVALGAARAALDYIHESASRQSVTGAPKPGARPYLQAEYAKARGLYLGARAAFYDTQDEAWEQLDHQEAVDRDMHVRLRLVASKAARDGAEAARLAFALGGSNAIEQGHPLIRNMIDAASVAQHAFLSEGTFTGAGAAMFDEPTMPGYP